In one window of Cellulophaga sp. HaHa_2_95 DNA:
- the pepT gene encoding peptidase T, whose product MNPILNRFLSYVTVDTQSDPNSASTPSTEKQWNLANKLVEELKEIGLSDVEIDENAYIIATLPSNSTNVNIPVIGFIAHFDTSPDFSGTNVNPQIIENYDGKDIVLNKEQHIILSPDYFDDLLQYKGQTIITTDGTTLLGADDKAGITEIVSAMEYLINHPEIQHGTIKIGFTPDEEIGRGAHKFDVEKFGADWAYTMDGSQVGELEYENFNAASAKISISGKSVHPGYAKGKMINAISIANEFMSLLPEDEVPQKTTGREGFFHVHHISGEIEKATIELIIRDHDKDLFEERKKLISTIKNQLTFTHGECINIEVKDQYFNMKEKVTPVYHIVETAKEAMESLNITPIIKPIRGGTDGSQLSFMGLPCPNIFAGGHNFHGKYEYVPLESIESAIQVIVKICELTALNKAKNL is encoded by the coding sequence ATGAACCCTATTCTTAATAGATTTTTGAGTTATGTTACTGTTGACACGCAAAGCGACCCTAACTCGGCATCTACACCTAGTACTGAAAAACAATGGAACCTTGCAAATAAACTGGTTGAAGAATTAAAAGAGATTGGACTAAGTGATGTTGAAATTGATGAGAATGCATACATCATAGCTACCTTACCAAGCAATAGCACTAACGTCAACATTCCCGTAATTGGCTTTATAGCACATTTTGACACTTCCCCAGATTTTTCTGGCACCAATGTGAATCCACAAATCATTGAAAATTACGATGGAAAGGACATCGTTTTAAATAAAGAGCAACATATTATCCTATCCCCTGATTATTTTGATGATTTACTTCAATACAAAGGACAAACCATCATCACCACAGATGGCACTACCCTTCTTGGAGCCGATGATAAAGCAGGAATTACTGAAATAGTTTCGGCTATGGAATATCTTATTAATCACCCTGAAATACAACATGGGACTATTAAAATTGGTTTTACTCCTGACGAAGAAATTGGTCGTGGCGCTCATAAGTTTGATGTAGAAAAATTTGGAGCGGACTGGGCCTATACCATGGATGGAAGTCAGGTTGGCGAATTAGAGTACGAAAATTTCAATGCGGCTTCTGCTAAGATTTCTATTTCTGGTAAAAGTGTACACCCAGGATATGCAAAGGGAAAAATGATTAACGCCATTAGTATTGCCAATGAGTTTATGTCATTACTCCCAGAAGATGAAGTCCCTCAAAAAACAACAGGTCGTGAAGGGTTTTTCCATGTTCATCATATCTCTGGTGAAATAGAAAAGGCGACTATTGAGCTCATCATCCGCGATCACGATAAAGATTTATTTGAAGAACGAAAGAAGTTAATATCTACGATTAAGAATCAATTGACATTTACGCATGGTGAATGCATAAATATTGAAGTAAAAGATCAATATTTTAACATGAAAGAAAAGGTAACTCCCGTCTACCATATTGTAGAAACAGCTAAAGAAGCGATGGAGTCCTTAAATATTACACCCATAATAAAACCTATTAGAGGTGGTACTGATGGTTCACAATTAAGCTTCATGGGATTACCCTGTCCAAACATTTTTGCTGGAGGTCACAACTTCCATGGCAAATATGAATATGTACCTTTAGAAAGTATAGAAAGTGCAATACAAGTAATTGTAAAAATTTGTGAGCTTACCGCTTTAAACAAAGCTAAAAATCTCTAA
- a CDS encoding PUR family DNA/RNA-binding protein, whose product MGEKELMDQEEIYSKVLRAGRRTYFFDVRSTKAGDYYLTVTESKKFTHDDGSFHYKKHKIYLYKEDFSAFKENLDEMMNYIIEEKGTEVISERHQKDFKREEDILVENTAEKTSTESFTDVSFDDI is encoded by the coding sequence ATGGGGGAAAAAGAATTGATGGATCAGGAGGAAATTTACTCCAAAGTCCTAAGAGCAGGAAGAAGAACTTATTTTTTTGACGTAAGAAGCACAAAAGCTGGTGATTATTACCTAACGGTTACCGAAAGTAAAAAATTTACTCACGACGACGGATCATTTCACTACAAGAAACACAAAATCTACCTTTACAAAGAGGACTTTTCAGCATTTAAAGAAAATCTGGATGAGATGATGAATTATATCATAGAGGAAAAAGGCACCGAAGTAATCTCTGAACGTCATCAGAAAGATTTCAAAAGAGAAGAGGATATCTTGGTAGAAAATACTGCAGAGAAAACCTCAACAGAAAGCTTTACAGATGTTAGCTTTGATGACATATAA
- a CDS encoding imelysin family protein has protein sequence MKKTKVWGFIILLSLIVFACSTSDDEGGTSEETSDNFNRSAMLINWADNIIIPAYTAFNADVAVMVQASSVFTETPSEANLQNLRSAWKDAYVSFQSVSMFEIGKAEELNFRNRLNVYPTDVTSIEENVSNNTYNFSLPSNIAIQGFPAIDYLINGLAGTDAEIVAFYNSESTATGYNGYLNELTNTVLELSTTVLNDWEGSYRSIFVAGTSSSATGSVDKLVNDFLFYYEKSLRAGKIGIPAGVFSVDPLPEKVEALYSKEIGKELLLAAITASQNFFNGKSFTSASEGESLKSYLDFLNTIKNGDDLSTLINNQFDISKTKAAELGNDLALQVTTDNSKMTETYDELQRNVILLKVDMLQALSINVDFVDADGD, from the coding sequence ATGAAAAAAACAAAAGTTTGGGGGTTCATTATCCTTTTGAGTTTAATTGTTTTTGCTTGTTCAACAAGTGATGATGAAGGGGGTACTTCGGAAGAAACTAGTGATAATTTCAACCGCAGTGCAATGCTTATAAATTGGGCCGATAATATTATTATTCCGGCATATACCGCTTTTAATGCAGATGTTGCTGTAATGGTACAGGCTTCTTCTGTATTTACGGAAACGCCGTCTGAAGCAAATCTTCAAAATCTGCGTAGTGCATGGAAAGATGCTTATGTATCTTTTCAAAGTGTTTCTATGTTTGAGATAGGAAAAGCAGAGGAGTTAAACTTTAGAAATCGTCTAAATGTATATCCAACGGATGTAACAAGTATTGAAGAAAATGTAAGCAATAATACGTACAATTTTTCATTGCCTTCCAATATAGCCATACAAGGTTTTCCTGCAATTGATTATTTGATTAACGGTTTGGCAGGTACTGATGCGGAGATAGTGGCTTTTTATAATTCAGAATCTACTGCTACTGGGTATAACGGTTATTTAAATGAACTTACAAATACTGTTTTAGAATTGTCTACTACCGTTTTGAATGACTGGGAGGGTAGTTACAGAAGTATTTTTGTGGCGGGTACAAGTTCATCCGCAACAGGTTCAGTAGATAAGTTGGTCAATGATTTTCTTTTCTACTATGAAAAATCGTTAAGAGCAGGTAAGATAGGAATTCCCGCAGGTGTATTTTCTGTAGATCCACTACCAGAAAAAGTGGAAGCGTTATATAGTAAAGAAATTGGTAAAGAATTGTTGTTAGCTGCAATTACAGCATCTCAGAACTTTTTTAATGGAAAAAGCTTTACATCAGCTTCAGAAGGAGAAAGCTTAAAATCATATTTAGATTTTTTAAATACTATTAAGAACGGAGATGATTTAAGTACTCTTATTAATAATCAGTTTGATATTTCTAAAACCAAAGCGGCAGAGTTAGGGAACGATTTAGCACTTCAAGTGACAACTGATAATTCTAAAATGACAGAGACTTATGATGAATTACAACGTAATGTAATATTACTTAAAGTTGATATGCTTCAAGCCTTAAGTATTAATGTCGATTTTGTCGATGCAGACGGAGATTAA
- a CDS encoding DUF4856 domain-containing protein has translation MKKLLLLPLCATMLFVSCNKDDDNDSGDNGSAIATPTLYTFERDGVSTVNFGGQTTRILMAGETTDAFKAFETATEASIKAMFAHVEGAVDFSEDDLNSSDKSIESKVAASSDFFAANTTEAAIIKGEFAGYIEGQINEVFPNENVLAAAGVAGQIADGTSTRYVNAQGLEYNQMFAKSLLGALMVDQILNNYLSTAVLDAESNRVNNDNDVVEEGKSYTSMEHKWDEAYGYIYGTSENPENPNLTIGEDDKFLNEYTGRVNDDTDFSTIAADIFEAFKLGRAAIVAKNYDVRDEQAEIIRENISKVIAVRGIYYLQQAKLKIENGEVTGSFHALSEAYGFIYSLRFTRKPGTNDAYFSKEEVDGLLSQLTGDGENGLWDLEADTIESISETIAAEFDFTVAQAASVE, from the coding sequence ATGAAAAAATTGCTTTTATTGCCACTTTGTGCAACTATGTTATTCGTTTCTTGTAATAAAGATGATGACAATGATTCTGGAGATAATGGATCAGCTATCGCAACCCCTACCTTGTATACCTTTGAAAGAGATGGTGTTTCTACGGTAAATTTTGGCGGTCAAACAACAAGAATTTTAATGGCGGGAGAAACTACGGATGCCTTTAAGGCCTTTGAAACCGCAACGGAAGCTTCTATAAAAGCAATGTTTGCTCACGTAGAAGGTGCTGTTGATTTTTCGGAAGATGATTTAAATAGCTCTGATAAGAGTATTGAAAGTAAAGTAGCTGCTTCTTCAGACTTCTTTGCAGCAAATACTACTGAAGCTGCTATTATTAAAGGAGAATTTGCAGGGTATATTGAAGGGCAAATCAATGAAGTGTTTCCTAATGAAAACGTTCTTGCTGCAGCAGGTGTTGCAGGTCAAATAGCAGATGGTACTTCTACAAGATATGTTAATGCGCAAGGATTAGAATACAATCAGATGTTCGCAAAATCATTATTAGGAGCTTTAATGGTAGATCAAATCTTAAACAACTATTTAAGTACCGCTGTTTTAGATGCGGAAAGCAATAGAGTTAATAACGATAATGATGTTGTAGAAGAAGGAAAATCGTATACGTCTATGGAGCATAAGTGGGATGAAGCGTATGGCTACATTTATGGTACTTCTGAAAACCCGGAAAATCCTAATTTAACGATTGGTGAAGACGATAAGTTCTTAAATGAATATACAGGTCGTGTTAATGATGATACAGATTTCTCTACTATTGCAGCAGATATTTTTGAAGCTTTTAAATTAGGAAGAGCGGCTATTGTAGCTAAAAATTACGATGTACGTGATGAGCAGGCAGAAATAATTCGTGAGAATATTTCTAAAGTAATTGCAGTTAGAGGAATTTATTACCTACAACAGGCAAAACTCAAAATTGAAAATGGAGAAGTTACTGGATCTTTCCATGCATTATCTGAAGCTTATGGCTTTATCTACAGCCTTAGATTTACAAGAAAACCAGGAACAAATGATGCTTATTTTAGTAAGGAAGAAGTAGATGGATTACTTTCGCAGTTAACTGGAGATGGTGAGAATGGTCTTTGGGATTTGGAAGCAGATACCATAGAAAGTATTTCAGAAACTATTGCTGCAGAGTTCGATTTTACTGTGGCACAAGCGGCAAGCGTTGAATAA
- the nusB gene encoding transcription antitermination factor NusB produces MLTRRHVRVKVMQCIYALTRSNDDSLEKQQKFLKFSIENTYSLYLLMMSLMKEIHDLAKQQVELSANTYLSSSSNTFDDKKKFVNNRFIKMISENKVLEEELEIRKLQNWYLNDEYVKLLYKEIIASNYYNKYMHATASSFEDDKQLIVDLFKNIIAPNEKIYDYFEDDKLTWVDDIPLVNTFILKLLKKAKPDAVESYFLPPLVKDQEDVEFSKKLLSKTLLQNEKLVKEIEGKTPNWDKDRIADIDAILLKMAIAELLNFPSIPERVTINEYLELAKEYSTPKSSTFINGILDKLIKEYEQDGKLNKIGRGLL; encoded by the coding sequence ATGCTTACAAGAAGGCATGTGCGAGTAAAAGTAATGCAATGTATTTATGCATTAACACGTTCCAATGACGATTCTTTAGAAAAACAACAAAAGTTTTTGAAATTCAGTATTGAAAATACATATTCGTTGTATTTATTGATGATGAGTTTGATGAAAGAAATCCATGATTTGGCAAAACAGCAAGTAGAGCTTTCTGCAAATACATATCTGTCAAGTTCATCCAATACTTTTGATGACAAGAAGAAATTTGTAAACAATAGGTTTATAAAAATGATTTCGGAAAACAAGGTTCTTGAAGAAGAGCTAGAGATTAGAAAACTTCAGAATTGGTATTTGAATGATGAATATGTAAAGTTACTTTACAAAGAAATCATAGCAAGTAATTATTATAATAAATACATGCATGCAACCGCTTCTAGTTTTGAAGATGATAAGCAGCTAATTGTAGATTTGTTTAAAAATATTATTGCTCCTAATGAAAAAATCTACGATTATTTTGAGGACGATAAACTTACTTGGGTAGATGATATTCCTTTAGTGAATACATTTATTTTAAAACTATTGAAAAAAGCAAAGCCAGATGCTGTAGAATCTTATTTTTTACCTCCTTTAGTTAAGGATCAAGAAGATGTTGAGTTTTCTAAAAAGCTTTTATCTAAAACCTTACTTCAAAATGAGAAGTTGGTTAAAGAGATTGAGGGTAAAACTCCTAATTGGGATAAAGATAGAATTGCAGATATAGATGCAATTTTATTAAAAATGGCAATTGCAGAATTGTTAAATTTTCCTTCCATACCAGAACGTGTTACTATTAATGAATATTTAGAACTTGCCAAAGAGTACAGTACACCTAAGAGTAGTACGTTTATCAATGGTATTTTAGATAAGCTAATAAAGGAATACGAGCAAGACGGAAAACTAAACAAAATAGGTAGAGGTTTATTATAA
- a CDS encoding ABC transporter ATP-binding protein, giving the protein MKELKYINKYLKKYSTQLLLGLFITIIARVFSLVTPSYVKKSIKVVENYGNNIIDKSEAKELLLENILIILGTALLAALFTFLMRQTIIKVSRYIEYDLKNEVFDHYQLLNLNFYKKNRTGDLMNRISEDVGEVRNYAGPALMYGINTITLFACIIPLMFMTAPKLAVYTLIPLPILSVLIYNISKVIHKRSTIVQQYLSKLSTFTQESFSGISVIKAYGLENDINKELTELAIEGKNKSMNLAKVNAWFFPLMVLLIGISTIFVIYIGGQQYINGEIDSVGVIAEFVIYVNMLTWPVAVIGWLTSIVQRAEASQKRINEFLQITPSIKNEILTPTPLSGKIEFKNVTFTYEDTEITALNDISFSIEPGQTVAIIGKTGSGKSTILDLIARLYDVSSGEILLDNTPIKNLNLNSIRQEVGAVPQDAFLFSDSIKNNIKFGKQNATDEEIIAVAKKAVVHKNIMDFTKKYDTILGERGITLSGGQKQRVSIARALLKDPKIYLFDDCLSAVDTETEEEILKNLKNASKSKTTLLVSHRVSSAKNADKIIILKEGKILQEGTHDSLIEIDGYYKELYHTQLIDKES; this is encoded by the coding sequence ATGAAGGAATTAAAATACATCAATAAATATTTAAAAAAATACAGCACACAACTGCTTTTAGGGTTGTTCATCACGATAATTGCAAGGGTATTCTCTCTGGTTACTCCTTCGTATGTAAAAAAGTCGATTAAAGTTGTAGAGAACTACGGGAATAATATCATTGATAAGTCTGAAGCTAAAGAATTATTACTTGAAAATATTTTAATTATTCTAGGAACCGCATTGCTAGCTGCGCTATTTACTTTTTTGATGAGGCAGACCATTATTAAAGTATCCAGATATATTGAATATGATTTAAAAAATGAAGTATTTGATCACTATCAATTGCTAAACCTTAATTTTTACAAAAAAAATAGGACTGGTGATTTAATGAATAGGATTAGTGAAGATGTTGGTGAGGTAAGAAATTATGCCGGACCAGCTTTGATGTATGGCATCAACACCATCACACTTTTTGCTTGCATCATTCCTTTAATGTTTATGACGGCACCTAAATTGGCTGTATATACCCTAATACCACTTCCTATATTATCTGTATTGATTTATAACATTAGCAAAGTTATTCACAAACGTAGTACTATTGTACAACAATACCTTTCTAAGTTATCTACATTTACGCAAGAATCTTTCTCCGGAATTTCTGTTATCAAGGCCTACGGTTTAGAGAATGATATTAACAAAGAACTTACAGAACTGGCTATAGAAGGAAAAAACAAGAGTATGAACCTGGCTAAGGTAAATGCATGGTTTTTCCCCTTAATGGTATTATTAATTGGGATCAGTACTATTTTTGTGATTTATATTGGTGGCCAACAATATATAAATGGTGAAATAGATTCGGTTGGTGTTATTGCTGAGTTTGTGATCTATGTAAATATGCTTACTTGGCCTGTAGCGGTTATTGGCTGGCTTACCTCTATCGTTCAACGTGCTGAGGCATCGCAAAAACGTATCAATGAGTTTTTACAAATAACGCCATCTATTAAAAATGAAATCTTAACTCCTACCCCTTTATCTGGAAAAATTGAATTTAAGAATGTAACCTTCACATATGAAGACACAGAAATTACAGCCCTTAATGATATTTCATTCTCTATTGAACCAGGACAGACAGTAGCCATTATCGGAAAGACAGGCTCCGGAAAATCTACAATTCTAGATCTTATTGCGCGTCTTTATGATGTAAGCTCAGGAGAAATATTATTAGATAATACCCCTATTAAGAATCTTAATTTGAATTCTATTCGTCAAGAAGTTGGTGCAGTACCCCAAGATGCTTTTCTTTTCTCTGACTCCATCAAAAATAATATAAAGTTCGGAAAGCAAAATGCCACAGATGAAGAAATTATAGCTGTTGCCAAAAAAGCTGTAGTGCATAAAAATATCATGGATTTTACAAAAAAATATGACACGATATTAGGAGAAAGAGGAATCACATTAAGTGGCGGACAAAAGCAACGTGTTTCAATCGCAAGAGCCTTACTAAAAGACCCGAAAATATATTTATTTGATGATTGTTTATCTGCCGTAGATACAGAAACAGAAGAAGAGATTCTTAAGAATCTTAAGAATGCTTCTAAAAGCAAAACAACTTTATTAGTAAGCCATAGAGTATCCTCAGCAAAAAACGCTGATAAAATCATTATTTTAAAAGAAGGAAAAATATTACAAGAAGGAACGCATGACTCTCTAATTGAGATAGATGGATATTACAAGGAACTTTACCATACGCAATTGATTGATAAAGAAAGCTAA
- a CDS encoding quinone-dependent dihydroorotate dehydrogenase produces the protein MYKFILRPIFFLFDPENIHHFSFFMIKLLGKIGFSKIFRSIYVIEDKKLERKLFGLTFKNPVGLGAGFDKNAKLYNELSDFGFGFIEIGTLTPKPQDGNPKKRLFRLKDDQAIINRMGFNNLGVLEAVEELKKNHRVIVGGNIGKNKVTPNEKATLDYLICFDALFDHVDYFVVNVSSPNTPGLRELQDKKPLTKLLNQLKLENTKIATAKTVKEKPILLKIAPDLTDSQLLDIIDIVAVTKIDGIIATNTTINRQGLKSHQLLLEEAGGLSGKPLAQRSTEVIRFLSEKSNKAFPIIGVGGITSPEDALEKLDAGADLIQLWTGFIYEGPALVKKINKAILNRS, from the coding sequence ATGTACAAATTTATTTTACGACCAATATTCTTTTTGTTTGATCCAGAGAACATTCATCATTTCTCTTTCTTCATGATTAAACTATTAGGTAAAATTGGTTTTTCCAAAATTTTCAGATCTATTTACGTTATAGAAGACAAGAAACTGGAGCGTAAATTATTTGGACTTACCTTCAAAAATCCAGTAGGATTGGGTGCTGGTTTTGATAAAAATGCTAAATTATATAACGAATTATCAGATTTTGGGTTTGGTTTTATAGAAATAGGAACACTTACTCCCAAGCCTCAAGACGGCAATCCTAAAAAAAGACTTTTTAGATTAAAAGATGATCAAGCTATTATTAACCGAATGGGATTTAATAATTTGGGCGTCTTAGAAGCTGTAGAAGAACTCAAGAAAAACCACAGAGTTATTGTTGGGGGAAATATTGGGAAAAATAAAGTAACACCTAATGAAAAAGCTACGCTAGATTACCTGATCTGTTTTGATGCGCTTTTTGACCATGTAGACTATTTTGTTGTAAATGTGAGTTCCCCAAATACTCCGGGTTTAAGAGAGTTGCAGGATAAAAAACCTTTGACTAAATTATTGAATCAATTAAAATTAGAAAACACTAAAATAGCGACCGCTAAAACGGTTAAAGAAAAACCTATTTTACTTAAAATAGCTCCAGATTTGACAGATAGCCAGCTACTAGATATTATAGATATTGTTGCTGTTACCAAGATAGACGGTATTATAGCCACCAACACAACAATTAATAGACAGGGCTTAAAGTCTCATCAGTTACTTCTAGAGGAAGCTGGTGGTTTAAGTGGAAAACCTTTAGCACAACGAAGTACGGAAGTAATTCGATTTTTGTCGGAGAAAAGTAACAAAGCTTTTCCAATTATTGGAGTTGGCGGAATTACCTCTCCTGAAGATGCATTAGAGAAATTAGATGCTGGAGCAGATTTGATTCAATTATGGACAGGTTTTATCTATGAAGGTCCTGCCTTGGTAAAGAAAATCAACAAGGCTATTTTAAATAGAAGTTAA
- a CDS encoding hydroxymethylglutaryl-CoA lyase, whose protein sequence is MTNKVKIIECPRDAMQGIKTFIPTEEKVKYIQSLLGCGFDTIDVGSFVSPKAIPQMIDTSEMLSLLDLSTTKSKLLSIVANVRGAEDAAKEACIDFLGYPFSISENFQMRNTHKTIAESVAILQEILEVANNANKEVVTYISMGFGNPYGDPWNVEIVGEWTEKLSEMGVKILSLSDTVGTSTPDQIAYLFSNLIPKYPHIEFGAHLHTTPTKWHEKIDAAYSAGCRRFDGAIQGFGGCPMAKDELTGNMPTEKMLSYFTSAKADSNVNWMVFEAAYNKATELFSKYH, encoded by the coding sequence ATGACTAACAAAGTAAAAATAATTGAGTGTCCTCGTGATGCAATGCAGGGAATAAAGACTTTTATTCCTACAGAAGAAAAGGTGAAGTATATTCAATCTTTGTTAGGCTGTGGTTTTGATACGATTGATGTGGGTAGTTTTGTCTCTCCTAAAGCGATTCCTCAGATGATTGATACTTCAGAAATGTTGTCGTTATTAGATTTATCTACAACCAAAAGTAAATTGTTGTCTATTGTTGCCAACGTTAGAGGGGCAGAGGATGCTGCAAAAGAAGCATGTATAGATTTTTTAGGATACCCTTTTTCGATTTCAGAAAATTTTCAAATGCGGAATACGCATAAAACAATTGCAGAATCGGTAGCGATTTTACAAGAGATTCTTGAAGTGGCTAATAACGCCAATAAAGAAGTGGTAACCTATATTTCTATGGGTTTTGGAAATCCTTACGGGGATCCATGGAATGTTGAGATTGTGGGGGAGTGGACAGAGAAATTGTCAGAAATGGGCGTTAAGATTCTATCACTCTCAGATACTGTGGGTACCTCCACTCCAGACCAAATTGCCTATTTATTTTCTAATTTGATTCCAAAATATCCACATATAGAATTTGGAGCACATTTGCATACTACACCTACCAAGTGGCATGAAAAGATTGATGCAGCCTACAGTGCAGGTTGCCGTAGATTTGATGGAGCCATACAAGGGTTTGGTGGTTGTCCAATGGCTAAAGATGAGTTAACAGGAAATATGCCCACGGAAAAGATGCTTTCCTATTTTACATCGGCTAAAGCTGATAGTAATGTAAATTGGATGGTTTTTGAAGCGGCTTACAATAAAGCCACCGAATTATTTTCTAAATACCATTAA
- a CDS encoding LysE family translocator → MNYELIYTFAITTAALAITPGPDIIYVLMQSVINGKKDGIATAFGLVSGCLIHTSLLAFGVSALIKENHLILIGIKVFGALYLFYLAFNVFKSASEIALNVATVPKKSAFALFKQGFIMNVLNPKVTIFFLAFFPGFLFSEEMSPVLQFYILGFIFILISFCVFVLIAILSGMVSKYLRANKKIGFILKWMQIIVFIGIGVYLLFSNN, encoded by the coding sequence TTGAATTACGAGCTTATATACACCTTTGCAATTACTACTGCTGCTCTTGCTATTACGCCAGGGCCAGATATTATATATGTCCTGATGCAAAGTGTTATCAATGGTAAAAAAGATGGCATAGCAACTGCTTTTGGGTTGGTAAGTGGCTGTCTAATTCATACGAGCTTATTAGCTTTTGGCGTTTCTGCATTAATCAAAGAAAACCACCTTATTCTAATAGGCATTAAAGTATTTGGAGCTTTGTATTTATTTTATTTAGCCTTTAACGTATTTAAAAGCGCTAGTGAGATTGCATTAAATGTAGCTACTGTTCCAAAAAAGAGTGCTTTTGCACTTTTTAAGCAAGGATTTATAATGAATGTTCTGAATCCGAAAGTCACTATTTTCTTCTTAGCATTTTTCCCTGGTTTTTTATTTAGCGAAGAAATGAGTCCTGTACTTCAGTTTTATATTTTAGGCTTTATTTTTATACTAATCTCTTTTTGCGTTTTTGTACTTATTGCCATTTTATCAGGAATGGTATCTAAATATCTTAGAGCGAATAAAAAAATAGGCTTTATTTTAAAGTGGATGCAAATTATTGTTTTTATAGGTATCGGTGTCTATCTATTATTTTCAAATAATTAG
- a CDS encoding DUF1573 domain-containing protein, which translates to MRKIVIALNVLMVVVLMSCKEDATSKINNSNLEAAGQRDAAAKMLPVMSFENVEHDFGSIVQNTPQETVFKFTNTGNAPLIITDAKSTCGCTVPQVPKGAIAPGESGELVVNYNGSGSNLVTKVVTVSANTEKGTEQLRIKAFVTPKDGAPVGPLKQS; encoded by the coding sequence ATGAGAAAAATAGTTATCGCATTAAATGTATTGATGGTAGTTGTTTTAATGTCCTGTAAGGAAGATGCAACAAGTAAAATTAATAATTCAAATCTAGAAGCAGCAGGTCAGAGAGATGCAGCAGCAAAAATGCTACCTGTAATGTCTTTTGAAAATGTTGAGCATGATTTTGGATCAATAGTCCAAAATACACCGCAAGAAACTGTTTTTAAATTTACAAATACAGGAAATGCTCCTTTGATCATTACAGATGCAAAGAGTACTTGTGGTTGTACAGTCCCACAAGTTCCAAAAGGAGCAATTGCGCCAGGAGAGTCTGGAGAATTGGTAGTAAATTATAATGGTTCAGGAAGCAACTTAGTTACTAAGGTTGTTACGGTATCTGCTAATACAGAAAAAGGAACAGAGCAATTGAGAATAAAAGCATTTGTAACCCCTAAAGATGGTGCTCCAGTAGGGCCATTAAAACAGTCATAA
- the yajC gene encoding preprotein translocase subunit YajC, with protein MLEKYPFIPLIAIFVVFYFFMIAPQRKKQKQEKKFSEELKKGDRVVTKSGMHGKVVELNDKDNTCVIETLAGKIKFERSALSLEMSSKLNAPAVIEKK; from the coding sequence ATGTTAGAAAAATATCCATTTATTCCGCTTATTGCAATCTTCGTAGTATTTTATTTCTTTATGATTGCGCCTCAAAGAAAGAAGCAAAAGCAAGAAAAAAAATTCTCAGAAGAGCTAAAAAAAGGCGATAGGGTTGTTACTAAAAGTGGAATGCACGGAAAGGTTGTTGAGTTAAATGACAAAGACAATACCTGTGTTATAGAAACTTTAGCTGGTAAAATCAAGTTTGAACGTTCAGCACTTTCTTTAGAGATGAGTTCAAAGCTTAATGCTCCTGCAGTAATAGAGAAAAAATAA
- a CDS encoding Dabb family protein: MTHTTSLNSTKLLRHVVLFKFKEETSNEDILKIEAAFKELPKKIKEIFGYEWGLNNSPENLNKGFTHCFFLTFKSEADREKYLPHPDHKAFGALLTPHLEDVLVVDYWTN; encoded by the coding sequence ATGACCCACACCACAAGCCTGAACAGCACAAAACTATTACGACATGTAGTGTTATTCAAATTTAAAGAAGAAACTTCTAATGAAGATATACTTAAAATAGAAGCCGCTTTTAAGGAACTACCAAAAAAAATAAAAGAAATATTTGGATACGAGTGGGGCTTAAATAATAGTCCAGAAAATTTAAACAAAGGATTTACCCATTGCTTTTTTCTAACTTTTAAAAGTGAAGCCGACCGTGAGAAATATCTACCACATCCTGACCACAAAGCTTTTGGAGCGTTATTAACTCCGCACTTAGAAGATGTTCTTGTGGTTGATTATTGGACGAATTAA